A section of the Elizabethkingia anophelis R26 genome encodes:
- a CDS encoding GntR family transcriptional regulator, producing MNIIAKNFTIDHNSKLPLHVQVEELFRKLIKMEVYKKGALLPKEVDLANLWGVSRNTIRQATNKLEHEGLIVRKKGVGTRVAEKKSLVTGLDHWYSFTREMQEKGINVINQLLKTEEIQPNEEICNFFSITPDKKIFKLSKLKGENSGDPIVYFESYFHPRIGINKNDDFDMPLYSMLQDHFGVIVDRSRENISACHAGAVIGKKLKVPATFPLLKRERFVYDINGKPVEYNVGYYRSDKFTYTIDINKSTES from the coding sequence ATGAACATAATAGCTAAAAACTTTACAATTGATCATAATAGCAAACTACCTCTACATGTACAGGTAGAAGAACTTTTTCGTAAGCTAATCAAAATGGAAGTTTATAAAAAGGGAGCTTTATTACCAAAAGAAGTAGATTTAGCTAACCTTTGGGGAGTATCCCGGAACACTATCCGCCAGGCAACAAACAAGCTGGAGCACGAAGGTCTTATTGTGCGTAAAAAAGGGGTAGGCACGCGTGTGGCAGAAAAGAAAAGTCTGGTAACCGGACTAGACCATTGGTATAGTTTTACCAGAGAAATGCAGGAGAAAGGAATCAATGTGATCAATCAGTTATTAAAGACTGAGGAAATACAGCCAAATGAAGAAATCTGCAATTTCTTTAGCATTACTCCAGATAAAAAAATATTTAAGCTCTCTAAACTAAAAGGAGAAAACTCCGGAGATCCTATTGTCTACTTCGAAAGTTATTTTCATCCAAGAATCGGTATTAATAAAAATGATGATTTCGATATGCCATTATACAGCATGCTTCAGGATCATTTCGGAGTTATAGTAGACCGCTCACGCGAAAACATAAGTGCCTGTCATGCAGGTGCTGTAATAGGGAAAAAGTTAAAGGTTCCTGCTACTTTTCCTTTATTAAAAAGAGAACGTTTTGTTTATGATATAAACGGAAAGCCTGTAGAATATAATGTAGGCTACTACCGTTCCGACAAATTCACCTATACCATAGATATAAATAAGTCTACGGAAAGTTGA
- a CDS encoding ROK family protein, translating to MSKPVIAIDMGGTKIKIGIVHQDTILASASIDSYSGEGLRPRLPLIKEIVDKLLERAEIPITSVSGLGISSPGIVDNHSKRILSVDKKFGDAPDINLEEWCLLTFGIPFFIENDARSALLGEWKYGNAKDADNVILMTLGTGIGSAAVTEGRLLRGKHFTAGIMGGHFVINYKGSLCNCGNKGCVETEASTWNITNIAKSEKSFTKSRLADFPVIDYELIFRLAGEGDAMAIHLRDQSLQAWSASAINLIHAYDPEILVLTGGIMASSANIIPYIRKQVETHAWTPWGKVDIREGKFPATAALLGIAHVVNNG from the coding sequence ATGTCAAAACCAGTTATTGCCATAGACATGGGCGGCACCAAAATAAAAATTGGAATTGTTCATCAAGATACTATTCTGGCATCAGCATCTATAGATTCTTATTCAGGAGAAGGTCTTAGGCCAAGACTACCCCTTATTAAAGAAATTGTGGATAAACTATTGGAAAGAGCAGAAATCCCCATTACAAGTGTATCAGGGCTCGGTATTTCTTCACCAGGAATTGTTGATAACCATAGTAAAAGAATACTATCTGTGGATAAAAAATTCGGTGATGCGCCAGACATAAATCTGGAAGAATGGTGCTTACTAACATTCGGAATTCCGTTTTTTATAGAAAATGACGCCCGCTCCGCTCTTCTCGGAGAATGGAAATATGGAAATGCAAAAGATGCTGACAATGTTATACTGATGACTCTAGGTACAGGAATAGGAAGTGCGGCGGTCACAGAAGGTCGATTATTAAGAGGCAAACACTTTACGGCAGGTATCATGGGCGGACACTTTGTTATCAATTATAAAGGCAGCTTGTGTAATTGCGGAAATAAGGGCTGCGTAGAAACTGAGGCTTCCACCTGGAATATTACCAATATTGCAAAATCCGAAAAGAGCTTTACAAAAAGCAGACTGGCAGATTTTCCGGTAATTGATTACGAACTCATCTTCAGATTGGCCGGAGAAGGAGATGCAATGGCTATACATCTGCGGGACCAAAGCCTGCAAGCATGGTCAGCTTCTGCTATCAACCTCATCCATGCTTATGACCCGGAGATATTGGTACTTACTGGCGGAATTATGGCTAGCAGTGCCAACATCATTCCTTATATCAGAAAACAGGTTGAAACCCATGCATGGACTCCTTGGGGAAAAGTTGATATCAGAGAAGGGAAATTCCCGGCAACAGCAGCTTTACTAGGCATAGCCCATGTAGTAAATAATGGATAA
- a CDS encoding class I mannose-6-phosphate isomerase — MKSNFNKFPVIEIQNHICISGWENIAEEIDTRTPKVIAIECYSGVYTEEINTSLQELLKPELIINTIQAMKPESEISALVQPFVTDDPVFGNLTSLELENYFDISKVNSLRNRIAATNNLIIVTGPGATLIARQADLCIYADMPRWEIQLRYRKETLCNLGKTNYTDSFAYKYKHAYFVDWRVCDRYKKRILSNCQLFLDTTKPHRPKMISTSALYDAMQETIKRPFRVVPFFDPGPWGGQWLKEVCDLDRSIPNYAWGFDCVPEENSLLLGFGDQVVEIPSVNLVFFQPEALLGKQVYKGFGDEFPIRFDFLDTMDGGNLSLQVHPLKEYIKEKFGMSYTQDESYYILDTGEGSFVYLGLKENINPDDMIKDLEAAQNDNIIFNAEQYVQKWNVNKHDHVSIPAGTIHCSGANTVVLEISATPYIFTFKLWDWGRMGLDGKPRPISLEHGKNVIQWDRTTSWTKENILNLTESVSDGDGWREERTGLDALSFIETRRHWFTKKVVHHTGGVVNVINLIEGREVIVESPDNSFEPYIIHYAETFIVPANINTYTITPHGESTGKECATIKASIRTNMIAEKVLK; from the coding sequence ATGAAATCAAATTTTAATAAATTCCCTGTCATCGAAATACAAAATCACATCTGTATAAGTGGATGGGAAAACATTGCGGAGGAAATTGACACGCGCACGCCTAAAGTAATAGCTATTGAGTGTTATTCCGGTGTATATACCGAGGAGATCAATACTTCATTACAAGAATTACTAAAGCCGGAATTAATCATAAATACCATACAGGCAATGAAGCCAGAAAGTGAAATTTCTGCACTGGTACAGCCGTTTGTAACAGACGATCCTGTATTTGGTAATTTAACATCGCTGGAGCTGGAAAATTATTTTGATATTTCTAAAGTAAACAGTCTTCGTAATCGTATAGCTGCTACGAACAATCTTATAATCGTTACCGGTCCCGGAGCTACATTAATAGCCCGACAAGCAGATCTTTGCATTTACGCAGATATGCCACGATGGGAAATACAATTGCGTTACCGTAAAGAAACGCTATGCAACCTGGGTAAAACTAATTATACTGACTCTTTCGCCTATAAATATAAGCATGCATATTTTGTAGACTGGCGCGTATGCGATCGCTACAAAAAACGAATATTAAGCAACTGTCAACTCTTTCTGGACACGACCAAACCTCATCGACCAAAAATGATAAGTACAAGTGCTTTATACGATGCTATGCAAGAAACCATAAAACGTCCATTCAGAGTCGTTCCGTTTTTTGATCCCGGTCCATGGGGAGGACAATGGCTGAAAGAAGTATGCGATTTGGACAGAAGCATACCTAATTACGCATGGGGATTCGACTGTGTGCCGGAAGAAAATAGTCTTCTGTTAGGGTTTGGTGATCAGGTAGTGGAAATACCATCTGTAAATTTGGTATTTTTCCAGCCGGAAGCTTTATTAGGGAAACAAGTATACAAAGGATTTGGTGATGAATTCCCTATCCGCTTTGACTTTCTGGACACTATGGATGGAGGCAATCTCAGCCTGCAGGTACACCCCTTAAAAGAATATATCAAAGAAAAATTTGGCATGTCTTATACACAGGATGAAAGCTATTATATACTAGATACCGGAGAAGGTTCTTTTGTGTACCTTGGATTAAAAGAAAACATTAATCCCGATGACATGATAAAAGATCTGGAAGCTGCACAAAACGACAATATAATTTTTAATGCAGAACAGTATGTACAGAAATGGAATGTCAATAAACATGATCATGTATCCATACCTGCAGGAACAATACATTGTTCGGGAGCAAACACTGTTGTTCTAGAAATTAGTGCCACCCCCTACATTTTCACGTTCAAGCTATGGGATTGGGGGCGCATGGGACTTGATGGTAAACCACGTCCAATATCTTTGGAACACGGTAAAAATGTAATACAATGGGATCGTACAACATCATGGACAAAAGAGAATATACTAAACCTTACAGAATCTGTTTCTGATGGAGACGGATGGCGGGAAGAGCGCACAGGATTGGATGCTTTATCTTTCATAGAAACCAGAAGGCACTGGTTTACTAAAAAGGTAGTTCACCATACCGGAGGCGTAGTTAATGTTATCAATCTTATAGAAGGCAGAGAAGTTATTGTAGAAAGCCCTGACAACAGCTTCGAACCGTACATTATCCATTATGCTGAAACATTCATAGTACCTGCAAATATTAATACTTACACCATAACACCACATGGAGAAAGTACCGGTAAGGAATGCGCAACAATAAAGGCAAGCATACGTACAAATATGATTGCGGAAAAAGTTTTAAAATAA
- a CDS encoding glycoside hydrolase family 38 C-terminal domain-containing protein, which translates to MTGNFIHAQKKVPYFGNINAINGYENEISGENIDYFSAFPDHATRALLTRTTDGEKTIEWETAKVPQKNSGPYVYFNWLVSHSSGSSGGVRNFDLYINDQKALTLSTYPANQRPTWISKAADSTAFVFNQTKMDGLKDSYGIAYLRVPVNKVTPGKPLRLKLVGQAQNSRDWFMTYKFTFQEKMDANVTPFILKDGKRLISLTTLHFGPEEKIIAKIDNKESFSFTMPDGIKTFDIPVTLSQTGGNIQLTVTSGKKELLRKTIQAGTIVPRTLYFIHHSHTDVGYSHLQAEVEKIHTKNIYDALKMIDETRNLPEEARFKWNVEALWDVENFMQKATPEDKKAFVKAVKDGGIGLSAMYGNILTGLSQPEELFHYTEYAQKLEKEYGLKINSAMMSDVPGFAWSLVPALTTSGVKYFSSGPNYLGKTNPYLGDRVGNFVKNWGDKPVWWQSPSGKEKILFWTAGRGYSSWHGIHPGAVFETGQKKIAEYLDDLTRTNYPYDIVQWRYNIVSDNGPIDPSISKFVDEWNKKYTSPKIVLSTNEKMFEVFEKKYGDKLPVVKGDISPHWEDGAMSTAKEEGINRNSGLKLQQLTTLYSMLNPRLYNSQTFYDAWRNVILFHEHTWGAFNSITAPDLPFVTDQWKVKRQFSLEGNSLANQLEKDLLQPLTNPGSKKIEVFNTSSWARSGVVTIPATADGNSVQDAAGNKIPLQKLENGTMVFMAKNIPALGSAVYTIIKNKTLATTPFIVTNNSISNGKITLTWDNKTGSITHFTDNGTTNYAGSYNNQGLNSYWYVPGSDPKEAKSNTEVQTKILENGPVMVKVLLTAEAPGANKLERIITLYKDSDEALLENIVDKKPIRTKESVHFGFPFNSGFKNITADAGYGIMKYLTDQLPGSNMDYWYSRRWVDASSGQKGIQWMMIETPLTEAAEMIDERMLIDNSHKKWKDIGTTGTTNWFSYAMNNYWHTNYKADQDGPVHYRYALRPHDSFNSVENEKYAAAFTQPLIAIPVNEKADIKGSLFHMKNDKIVVTSITPQDDQSFIIRLYNPDEKEQTTTFTWERLKPSKLIYNKTAKEISINDSISLNSMDVIEIKVIP; encoded by the coding sequence ATGACAGGCAATTTTATTCATGCCCAAAAAAAGGTTCCGTATTTTGGCAATATAAATGCTATAAACGGATATGAAAATGAAATAAGCGGTGAGAATATTGATTATTTTTCTGCCTTTCCTGATCACGCAACCCGCGCGTTGCTCACCAGAACCACTGACGGGGAGAAAACAATAGAATGGGAGACCGCTAAAGTTCCTCAAAAAAACTCTGGCCCGTATGTATATTTCAATTGGCTGGTATCACATTCTTCAGGCAGTAGTGGTGGTGTCCGCAATTTTGATTTGTACATCAACGATCAAAAAGCACTAACCCTTAGCACCTACCCTGCCAACCAACGTCCAACATGGATTTCCAAAGCTGCAGACAGTACTGCTTTTGTTTTTAATCAGACCAAAATGGACGGACTGAAAGACTCATACGGTATTGCCTACCTAAGAGTTCCTGTTAATAAAGTAACACCTGGCAAACCTCTTCGATTAAAACTGGTTGGACAAGCACAAAACAGCAGAGACTGGTTTATGACTTATAAATTTACATTTCAGGAAAAAATGGATGCTAATGTAACTCCTTTTATCCTGAAAGATGGTAAACGACTGATTTCTCTTACTACATTGCATTTCGGCCCGGAAGAGAAGATCATTGCAAAGATAGACAACAAGGAGAGTTTTTCTTTTACAATGCCAGATGGTATTAAAACATTTGACATTCCGGTAACGCTTTCACAAACCGGAGGCAATATACAGCTAACTGTAACCTCCGGAAAAAAAGAACTTCTGCGCAAGACTATACAGGCAGGCACTATTGTTCCACGGACTTTATATTTCATTCATCATTCTCATACTGATGTAGGATATTCCCATTTACAGGCAGAAGTGGAAAAGATTCATACCAAAAATATTTATGATGCACTGAAGATGATTGATGAAACGCGTAATCTTCCTGAAGAAGCTCGTTTTAAATGGAATGTAGAAGCGCTATGGGATGTTGAAAATTTTATGCAAAAGGCTACACCCGAAGACAAAAAAGCTTTTGTAAAAGCCGTAAAAGATGGAGGAATCGGACTTTCCGCTATGTATGGTAATATACTGACAGGACTTAGCCAGCCGGAAGAACTATTCCACTACACCGAATATGCGCAGAAGCTGGAGAAAGAGTATGGTCTTAAGATCAACAGTGCAATGATGTCTGACGTTCCGGGTTTTGCATGGTCTCTAGTTCCTGCACTTACCACTTCAGGTGTAAAATATTTTTCCAGTGGCCCCAATTATCTAGGGAAAACAAATCCTTACCTGGGTGATCGTGTTGGGAATTTTGTAAAAAACTGGGGAGATAAGCCTGTATGGTGGCAGTCTCCATCCGGAAAAGAAAAAATATTATTCTGGACAGCCGGAAGAGGCTATTCATCATGGCACGGCATTCATCCCGGAGCGGTATTCGAGACTGGTCAGAAAAAAATTGCAGAATACCTTGATGATCTTACCCGAACCAATTATCCATATGATATTGTACAATGGCGCTACAATATTGTATCGGACAACGGACCTATCGACCCTTCAATATCAAAGTTTGTAGATGAATGGAATAAAAAATATACTTCTCCAAAAATTGTACTGAGCACTAATGAGAAAATGTTTGAAGTATTTGAGAAAAAATATGGAGACAAACTTCCTGTAGTGAAAGGAGACATTAGCCCACATTGGGAAGATGGTGCGATGTCTACAGCTAAAGAAGAAGGAATAAACAGAAACAGCGGCCTCAAACTACAGCAGCTAACCACTCTCTACTCTATGCTCAATCCCCGTCTCTACAACAGTCAGACTTTTTATGATGCATGGCGAAATGTAATTCTTTTTCATGAACACACATGGGGAGCCTTCAATAGCATCACAGCACCTGACCTACCATTTGTTACCGATCAATGGAAGGTAAAAAGACAATTTTCACTTGAAGGAAATTCTCTTGCCAATCAGTTGGAAAAAGACCTATTGCAACCTCTGACTAATCCGGGGTCTAAAAAGATCGAGGTTTTCAATACCTCTTCTTGGGCACGCAGCGGAGTTGTAACTATTCCTGCAACTGCAGATGGCAATAGTGTCCAGGATGCAGCAGGCAACAAAATACCATTACAAAAACTGGAAAATGGTACAATGGTATTTATGGCAAAGAATATTCCGGCATTGGGCTCAGCAGTCTATACTATTATTAAAAATAAAACATTGGCGACCACACCGTTTATAGTTACCAATAATAGTATATCAAACGGAAAAATTACACTGACCTGGGATAATAAAACAGGAAGCATTACCCATTTTACGGATAATGGCACAACTAATTATGCAGGAAGTTATAACAATCAGGGACTGAACAGTTACTGGTATGTACCGGGATCAGATCCCAAAGAAGCCAAATCAAACACTGAAGTACAGACTAAAATACTGGAAAACGGTCCTGTAATGGTAAAAGTTTTATTAACCGCAGAAGCCCCAGGAGCTAACAAATTGGAGAGAATCATAACCCTATATAAAGACAGTGATGAGGCATTATTGGAGAATATTGTAGACAAAAAACCTATCCGAACTAAGGAGTCTGTCCATTTCGGTTTTCCGTTCAATTCCGGTTTTAAAAATATTACAGCAGATGCCGGTTATGGTATTATGAAATACCTTACCGATCAACTACCGGGATCTAATATGGATTATTGGTATAGCCGTCGCTGGGTAGACGCTTCTTCAGGGCAGAAAGGAATTCAGTGGATGATGATAGAAACACCACTAACGGAAGCTGCAGAAATGATAGATGAAAGAATGCTTATCGATAATAGCCATAAGAAATGGAAAGATATAGGCACAACCGGAACTACTAACTGGTTTAGTTATGCGATGAACAATTACTGGCACACCAACTATAAAGCAGATCAAGACGGTCCTGTACATTACCGTTATGCTCTCCGTCCTCATGATTCGTTTAATTCTGTGGAGAATGAAAAGTATGCAGCTGCGTTCACGCAACCTCTTATCGCCATTCCTGTAAACGAAAAAGCAGATATCAAAGGAAGTCTTTTCCACATGAAGAATGATAAGATCGTAGTGACTAGTATAACTCCTCAGGACGATCAAAGCTTTATTATAAGACTTTATAATCCGGATGAAAAGGAACAGACTACCACATTTACATGGGAAAGACTAAAACCTTCTAAGTTGATTTATAATAAAACAGCAAAAGAAATATCCATAAACGATTCAATTAGTCTAAACAGCATGGATGTAATTGAAATAAAGGTAATTCCATAA